The DNA region CTAATGCTTGAATCAGGATTATGGTTTGTAAATTACCTTATTAATCAACTTAATGGAGAAATGGAAATAGAGAGTGAAAAAGACAAGTTTACAACCATTACTTGCAATATTCCAGTACAACTTTTTTAATCAAAAATAACACATTTTAATGACTTAAAAATTCACAATTTATTTTGCTTCTTTCCTAGATTTTGTCTGAGATTGAAGTATATAAAAAGTTTAAATTATGGTATAATTTATTAAAGATTATTTGGAGATGGAAAATGATAGACTTTTATAGCGAGAGCTTACTAAATAAGCTGTTTAGAATCAACGTAAGATTTAACACTAAAATTGATCTTGATAAAGTTGAAAAAGCTATATTTTATGCCCAAAAATATCATGGTCAGCAAAAGCGAGATACTGGAGAACTATACTACACACATCAATTAGAAGTAGCTTATATGGTTGCAGACTACAGCTTTGAAACTGATACGATTATTACAGCAATACTACATGATACACTCGAAGACACAACACTAACCAAAGAAATAATAAGTCAAGAATTTGGTAATAATATTGCAGAACAGGTTTTAGACCTCACCAGGATTAAGGATAATAAAAAAATCAGTTCTAGAGAAATGATTCAAACATTTTATAGGCAAAATAAAATAGAACTATTATTAATTAAGCTTTTCGATCGATTCCATAATATTCAAACCATACATATAAAACCTTATGAAAAAAGACAAAAAAATACTCATTGAAACTCAGCAAGAATTTATACCTCTTGCTCAATACCTTAATCTACCAAAGATTGCTGACAAATTAAGTGGATACTGTTTACTTAATACTTATCTGGAATAAATGCTAATTCAAAAGAACAACAATATTTTATTTTTAAATAAAATAGCTGGTTCAAAAAAAAGTAGCATTTTTTTTATTTTGAACATCTGATTCTCTGTACCTTGATTCTAAAAATTAATCAGTTATGATGCTGAGATTGCTTTTTTTAATTTTTTTTGCAAGTTCAGTTGCTAGCTGGTATGCATACACATTATCAGAATCATATTTAATAGCCAGGTCATAACTTTCCATTGCTTCTTGATGTCGCCCCATTCCTTCAAAGCAATTCCTTTATTATAGTAAGATTCTGCATCAGTTGGGTTATATCTAACAAGCTGCATCAAAATTCTCTATTGTTTCTTGATGTTGTCCTAATTCCTTCAAAGACATTACTTCATTATAAGCATCTGCATCATTTGGGCTGTATTTAATAGCTGTATCAAAATTCTCTATTGCTTCTAGTAGCTTTCCAAGATTCTTTAAAGCTATTCCTTTATTATAGTAAGCTGTTGCAAAATCAGGTTTATATCTAATAGCGATATCAAAATTCTCCATTGCCTCTTGATGTTTACCTAATCTGCCTAAAGCAGTTCCTTTATTATAGTAAGCGTTTACAAAATCAGGTTTATATCTAATAGCGGTATCAAAATTCTCTATTGCCTCTTGATGTTTACCTAACTTTTCTAAAGTAGTTCCTTTATTATAGTAAGCTGTTGCAAAATCAGGTTTATATCTAATAGCTGTATCAAAATTCTCTATTGCCTCTTGATGTTTACCTAATTCATCTAAAGCTATTCCTTTATTAATATAAGCTGCTATAAAATCAGGTTTATATCTAATAGCGGTATCAAAATTCTCTATTGCCTCTTGATGTTTATCTAATTCGTCTAAAGCATTTCCTTTATTATAGTAAGCTGTTGCAAAATCAGGTTTATACCGAATAGCAGTATCATAATTTTTTATTGCCTCTTGATGTTTACCTAATTCATCTAAAGCATTTCCTTTATTATAGTAAGCTGTTGCAAAATCAGGTTTATATCTAATAGCTGTATCAAAATTCTCTATTGCCTCTTGATGTTTACCTAATCTGCCTAAAGCTATTCCTTTATTATAGTAAGCTGTTGCAAAATCAGGTTTATATCTAATAGCGGTATCAAAATTCTCTATTGCCTCTTGATGTTTACCTAATCTGCCTAAAGCTATTCCTTTATTAATATAAGCTGCTATAAAATCAGGT from Orientia tsutsugamushi str. Boryong includes:
- a CDS encoding tetratricopeptide repeat protein — its product is MLADKYFNKGNSFFQLRKYQKAIKNFDIAIKCNPDCIEAYINKGMALKALGQHQKAIEIFDTTIRYKPDLAEGYYAKGITFQELGQYQKAIENYDTAIRYEPDFIAAYINKGIALGRLGKHQEAIENFDTAIRYKPDFATAYYNKGIALGRLGKHQEAIENFDTAIRYKPDFATAYYNKGNALDELGKHQEAIKNYDTAIRYKPDFATAYYNKGNALDELDKHQEAIENFDTAIRYKPDFIAAYINKGIALDELGKHQEAIENFDTAIRYKPDFATAYYNKGTTLEKLGKHQEAIENFDTAIRYKPDFVNAYYNKGTALGRLGKHQEAMENFDIAIRYKPDFATAYYNKGIALKNLGKLLEAIENFDTAIKYSPNDADAYNEVMSLKELGQHQETIENFDAAC